Genomic DNA from Blastocatellia bacterium:
TGCTCAAGCAACATCCTCGTTTCGTGGCCGCTCACAACCTCCTTGGTTACGTTCAATTCCGTCAGCGCCGTGTCGTCGAAGCCGAACGATCATTGCAACGAGCCATCCGGTTAGCTCCCGATTATCTGCCGGCGCGTGTCAACATCGGCAACTTATACATGGAGACGGATCGGCTGAGCGAAGCGATCCTCGAATTTCAACGCGTGTTGAAGTTGGAACCAGCGCACATCGGCGCGCTGCTCAGCCTCGGATACATTCATACTCGACGCAATGAGTGGAACCAAGCGATTTCCTATCTGGAACGAGCCTACCAACTGGATCATCAGAATGAGCAAGTCTTGCTCGGATTGAGCAACGCCTATCTTGCCGATCAACGATGGGAATCAGCCCGACCGATCATCGAGCAATTGAAACAACAAGAGCCACAAAACGCTCACCGACTCGCCCGGCTGGGCATGATCCTGGCGCAGCACAAACGCTGGGACGAGGCGCAGACTGTATTCAACCAAGGGCTTCACCTGCAACCGACGCTCGACCAATTGCACTACGGTCTGGGCTACGTCCACCATCGGCGAGGAGAGCAAACAGAAGCCAAACAGGCTGTGCAGAAGGCCCTTGCATTGAATCCGCAACAAGCTGAGGCTTACTCCCTACTGGGCGCCATCTGTGTGGCTAGAGGCGAGCTGGCCGAAGCCTTGAGCGCCTACAAACGCAGCTTGTCGCTTCAACCGAACCAGCCTGATGTCTATGCAGCCATGGCTGAGCTCTATCTGGAGCAGCGATATTACGCGCCAGCGACAGAGGCCTTGCGACGCGCCACTCGGTTGCAGCCGGCTCGCGCCGAGCTGTTCACGCGGCTTGGCGACGTTTATCTGGCGCAAGGCAATCTGCTTCAGGCTCGCGCTGCTTACGAAAAATCCTATGCGCTCAATCCGACAGCGCCTAACGCTAGTTTCCACGTCGGGCATACCGAATTGAAGTTGTCGCGCTATGAAGAAGCCATCAAGCATTTCGAGCGGGAACTCAAGTTGAATCCCGACCACGTTGCATCGCTGGTCGGGATGGGCCAGGCGATGGTGGCGCTTAACAATCCGGTTCAAGCGGAGCTGAGGCTTCGGCGCGCGCTCTCAATCATGCCAAATCATGTCGAGGGCTTGTATCAAGTGAGTCGGGCATTGTTGCAACAGAACCGGCCGGCTGAAGCGCTCGCCGCGCTGAAACAAGCGGCTGAACTTGCTCCGGCGGAGGCGCGCATTCATTACCAACTCTTTCTCGCTTACACGCGACTCGGCCAGAATGAGGCAGCGGCCAAGGCGCTGGAAACGTTCCGGCACCTGGAATCGTCCGGCAAGTAGATTGCGCCCGGTTCATCGTCAGCAGTACAATCCGCTGCGCATGCTCAGCCGTGACGACATCATGGGAAGAGGGACTGCTTCGGAGGGATACAGCGTGCATTGCGCTCACTCACGCTTGGGTATGTTGGCTTGCCGAGTGATGGCAGTCATGATCTTTCTTGTTCTGGCTGTGATGACGCTCACAGTCGGCTTCGTTTCTGCTCAAGACAACGGCAATGGCGACATCTACCGACACGCCGTTGAGCAGTTGCGTCAGAAAGAGCGCCAGTTGCTTGCGCGGTTGGAACAACAACAGAACGACGCGGCGCTCTATACCGAACTTGGTCGCGTTCGACTGGAACTGGGCAAGAGCGCCGAAGCGGTGGCTGCGCTGAAGAAAGCCATCGCGTTGGACCCGCAGCAAGCCGACGCGCGCGCTCACCTGAGCCTCTACTACTTCCAAACAGGTCGTGAAGC
This window encodes:
- a CDS encoding tetratricopeptide repeat protein translates to MSCWLPVVCILTIVFAGVAQPKPAIQPKPAIDLGSALQAIERQDYATAASTLRRVLKQHPRFVAAHNLLGYVQFRQRRVVEAERSLQRAIRLAPDYLPARVNIGNLYMETDRLSEAILEFQRVLKLEPAHIGALLSLGYIHTRRNEWNQAISYLERAYQLDHQNEQVLLGLSNAYLADQRWESARPIIEQLKQQEPQNAHRLARLGMILAQHKRWDEAQTVFNQGLHLQPTLDQLHYGLGYVHHRRGEQTEAKQAVQKALALNPQQAEAYSLLGAICVARGELAEALSAYKRSLSLQPNQPDVYAAMAELYLEQRYYAPATEALRRATRLQPARAELFTRLGDVYLAQGNLLQARAAYEKSYALNPTAPNASFHVGHTELKLSRYEEAIKHFERELKLNPDHVASLVGMGQAMVALNNPVQAELRLRRALSIMPNHVEGLYQVSRALLQQNRPAEALAALKQAAELAPAEARIHYQLFLAYTRLGQNEAAAKALETFRHLESSGK